A part of Amphiprion ocellaris isolate individual 3 ecotype Okinawa chromosome 16, ASM2253959v1, whole genome shotgun sequence genomic DNA contains:
- the cog2 gene encoding conserved oligomeric Golgi complex subunit 2 isoform X2: MDDFDVDQFVAECRKQVQLEEMREDLELYYKLLKTAMVELINKDYADFVNLSTNLVGMDKALNQLSVPLGQLREEVMSLRSCVSEVIQAIDNQLSKQEDLQKKKVCVLRLIQVVRSVEKIEKILHSQNSKESSSLEISSPLLAGQILERIATEFNQLQFHAVQSKGMPLLDKVRPRIAGITSMLQQSLEGLLIEGLQTSNVDMVRHCLRTYATIDKTRDAEALVGQVLVKPYMDQVIVEEVVKSSPTGLQLMYSRLLEFVPHHCRLLREVTGGAISSDKADTVPGYDFLVNSVWPEMIKGIEERLAYLFNPGNPDIFYERYSVSMEFVRKFERQCSSQASVKRLRVHSSYTSFHNKWNLPVYFQLRYKEIAGRLENAISDGLEAAPAGSAYHLQVSEVLWFCLERCWSDKVYLSPLAHRFWKLTLQLYSRYAKFLVEVLTKTQSPEVVKEPTRPLPSSASSTSSRTSLDDGGSESGSSASLSTKQLVYIAADIQKLQEQIPELSEMVRQRLEAIGFKNFAILEDALADSKACLTSSIPTLNTRMTQHLTERSCRFLKSASEVPRLYRRTNKDLPVRASAYMDNALRPLHQLLTDSTGLVTPSTAQEWLRVALSECTQKYYETISEVLSSVRKMEESLKRLKQARKGATTTTTVGANGGPTDDSKIRLQLALDVEYLGEQIQKMGLQPNDISMFSTLMDLVKEARELAEQNQ, encoded by the exons ATG GATGATTTTGACGTTGACCAGTTCGTGGCTGAGTGTCGGAAGCAGGTCCAGCTGGAGGAGATGAGGGAGGACCTGGAGCTCTACTACAAGCTGCTGAAAACGGCCATGGTGGAGCTCATCAACAAGGACTATGCAGACTTTGTTAACCTCTCCACCAATCTG GTGGGGATGGACAAAGCCCTCAATCAGCTTTCTGTGCCTTTAGGACAGTTACGGGAAGAGGTTATG AGTCTGCGGTCGTGTGTCAGTGAAGTGATACAGGCTATAGACAACCAGCTGTCCAAACAGGAAGACCTGCAGAAAAAGAAG GTGTGTGTATTAAGGCTGATTCAGGTGGTACGCTCGGTGGAGAAAATCGAGAAAATCCTCCACTCACAGAACTCCAAGGAATCAAGCTCTCTGGAAATCAGCAG TCCCTTGTTGGCAGGTCAGATCCTGGAGAGGATTGCCACAGAATTCAACCAGCTGCAGTTCCATGCTGTACAGAGCAAAGGCATGCCCCTACTGGACAAAGTCAGACCT CGTATTGCAGGGATCACATCCATGCTGCAGCAGTCTCTGGAAGGGCTCCTGATTGAGGGACTGCAGACGTCTAACGTGGACATGGTGCGTCACTGTCTGAGGACTTACGCAACTATAGACAAAACTCGAGATGCTGAAGCCCTGGTAGGACAAGTGCTGGTCAAACCATACATGGACCAG GTGATAGTTGAAGAAGTAGTGAAGTCAAGTCCAACTGGTCTCCAGCTGATGTACTCTAGACTGTTGGAGTTTGTTCCCCACCACTGTAGACTGCTTAGAGAGGTGACTGGAGGAGCCATATCCAG TGACAAAGCTGACACAGTACCAGGTTACGATTTCCTCGTGAACTCTGTGTGGCCGGAGATGATTAAAGGAATAGAGGAAAGGTTGGCCTACCTCTTCAACCCCGGAAACCCTGACATATTCTATGAG CGTTACAGCGTGAGTATGGAGTTTGTGCGGAAGTTTGAACGACAGTGCAGCTCGCAGGCCAGTGTAAAGAGACTCAGAGTTCACTCCTCGTATACCAGTTTCCACAACAAATGGAACCTGCCTGTTTACTTTCAGCTACG GTACAAGGAAATAGCGGGACGCCTGGAGAATGCAATAAGTGATGGATTAGAGGCAGCACCAG CTGGCAGTGCGTACCACCTGCAGGTATCTGAGGTGCTGTGGTTCTGTTTAGAGAGGTGTTGGTCAGACAAGGTCTATCTGTCACCTCTGGCCCATCGGTTCTGGAAGCTTACGCTGCAGCTGTACTCACGATACGCCAAGTTTCTTGTTGAG GTGTTGACTAAAACTCAGTCTCCTGAGGTGGTTAAGGAGCCAACCAGACCCCTGCCGAGCTCGGCCTCCTCTACATCCAGCCGAACGTCACTGGATGACGGCGGCAGTGAGAGTGGGAGCTCTGCCTCCCTGTCCACCAAACAGCTGGTTTATATTGCGGCGGACATCCAAAAGCTGCAGGAgcag ATCCCAGAGTTGTCAGAGATGGTCAGACAGCGGTTAGAAGCCATTGGATTCAAAAACTTTGCTATTCTGGAAG ATGCTTTAGCAGACTCCAAGGCTTGCCTGACAAGCAGCATTCCCACTCTGAACACCAGAATGACCCAGCATCTGACTGAACGCAGCTGTCGCTTCCTGAAAAGTGCCTCTGAGGTTCCACGGCTCTATCGCAGGACTAACAAA GATCTGCCAGTGCGTGCATCAGCGTACATGGACAACGCCTTACGCCCGTTGCATCAACTGCTGACTGACTCAACAGGGCTGGTCACTCCTTCAACAGCACAAGAGTGGCTGCGAGTTGCACTATCTGAATGCACACAGAA GTACTATGAGACCATCTCAGAGGTGCTGAGCTCAGTGAGAAAGATGGAAGAGAGCCTGAAGAGATTGAAACAAGCCAGAAAGGGCGCGACTACGACTACCACAGTAGGGGCAAATGGAGGACCCACGGACGACAGCAAGATTCGTCTTCAGCTGGCACTGGATGTGGAATATTTGGGAGAACAG ATCCAGAAGATGGGTCTCCAGCCAAATGACATCTCAATGTTCTCCACTCTGATGGACCTTGTGAAAGAGGCCCGAGAGCTCGCTGAGCAGAACCAGTAA
- the cog2 gene encoding conserved oligomeric Golgi complex subunit 2 isoform X1, translating to MNLPKGPDSLCFDKDVFMKDDFDVDQFVAECRKQVQLEEMREDLELYYKLLKTAMVELINKDYADFVNLSTNLVGMDKALNQLSVPLGQLREEVMSLRSCVSEVIQAIDNQLSKQEDLQKKKVCVLRLIQVVRSVEKIEKILHSQNSKESSSLEISSPLLAGQILERIATEFNQLQFHAVQSKGMPLLDKVRPRIAGITSMLQQSLEGLLIEGLQTSNVDMVRHCLRTYATIDKTRDAEALVGQVLVKPYMDQVIVEEVVKSSPTGLQLMYSRLLEFVPHHCRLLREVTGGAISSDKADTVPGYDFLVNSVWPEMIKGIEERLAYLFNPGNPDIFYERYSVSMEFVRKFERQCSSQASVKRLRVHSSYTSFHNKWNLPVYFQLRYKEIAGRLENAISDGLEAAPAGSAYHLQVSEVLWFCLERCWSDKVYLSPLAHRFWKLTLQLYSRYAKFLVEVLTKTQSPEVVKEPTRPLPSSASSTSSRTSLDDGGSESGSSASLSTKQLVYIAADIQKLQEQIPELSEMVRQRLEAIGFKNFAILEDALADSKACLTSSIPTLNTRMTQHLTERSCRFLKSASEVPRLYRRTNKDLPVRASAYMDNALRPLHQLLTDSTGLVTPSTAQEWLRVALSECTQKYYETISEVLSSVRKMEESLKRLKQARKGATTTTTVGANGGPTDDSKIRLQLALDVEYLGEQIQKMGLQPNDISMFSTLMDLVKEARELAEQNQ from the exons atgaatctACCGAAGGGACCAGATTCTCTGTGCTTCGACAAAGATGTTTTCATGAAG GATGATTTTGACGTTGACCAGTTCGTGGCTGAGTGTCGGAAGCAGGTCCAGCTGGAGGAGATGAGGGAGGACCTGGAGCTCTACTACAAGCTGCTGAAAACGGCCATGGTGGAGCTCATCAACAAGGACTATGCAGACTTTGTTAACCTCTCCACCAATCTG GTGGGGATGGACAAAGCCCTCAATCAGCTTTCTGTGCCTTTAGGACAGTTACGGGAAGAGGTTATG AGTCTGCGGTCGTGTGTCAGTGAAGTGATACAGGCTATAGACAACCAGCTGTCCAAACAGGAAGACCTGCAGAAAAAGAAG GTGTGTGTATTAAGGCTGATTCAGGTGGTACGCTCGGTGGAGAAAATCGAGAAAATCCTCCACTCACAGAACTCCAAGGAATCAAGCTCTCTGGAAATCAGCAG TCCCTTGTTGGCAGGTCAGATCCTGGAGAGGATTGCCACAGAATTCAACCAGCTGCAGTTCCATGCTGTACAGAGCAAAGGCATGCCCCTACTGGACAAAGTCAGACCT CGTATTGCAGGGATCACATCCATGCTGCAGCAGTCTCTGGAAGGGCTCCTGATTGAGGGACTGCAGACGTCTAACGTGGACATGGTGCGTCACTGTCTGAGGACTTACGCAACTATAGACAAAACTCGAGATGCTGAAGCCCTGGTAGGACAAGTGCTGGTCAAACCATACATGGACCAG GTGATAGTTGAAGAAGTAGTGAAGTCAAGTCCAACTGGTCTCCAGCTGATGTACTCTAGACTGTTGGAGTTTGTTCCCCACCACTGTAGACTGCTTAGAGAGGTGACTGGAGGAGCCATATCCAG TGACAAAGCTGACACAGTACCAGGTTACGATTTCCTCGTGAACTCTGTGTGGCCGGAGATGATTAAAGGAATAGAGGAAAGGTTGGCCTACCTCTTCAACCCCGGAAACCCTGACATATTCTATGAG CGTTACAGCGTGAGTATGGAGTTTGTGCGGAAGTTTGAACGACAGTGCAGCTCGCAGGCCAGTGTAAAGAGACTCAGAGTTCACTCCTCGTATACCAGTTTCCACAACAAATGGAACCTGCCTGTTTACTTTCAGCTACG GTACAAGGAAATAGCGGGACGCCTGGAGAATGCAATAAGTGATGGATTAGAGGCAGCACCAG CTGGCAGTGCGTACCACCTGCAGGTATCTGAGGTGCTGTGGTTCTGTTTAGAGAGGTGTTGGTCAGACAAGGTCTATCTGTCACCTCTGGCCCATCGGTTCTGGAAGCTTACGCTGCAGCTGTACTCACGATACGCCAAGTTTCTTGTTGAG GTGTTGACTAAAACTCAGTCTCCTGAGGTGGTTAAGGAGCCAACCAGACCCCTGCCGAGCTCGGCCTCCTCTACATCCAGCCGAACGTCACTGGATGACGGCGGCAGTGAGAGTGGGAGCTCTGCCTCCCTGTCCACCAAACAGCTGGTTTATATTGCGGCGGACATCCAAAAGCTGCAGGAgcag ATCCCAGAGTTGTCAGAGATGGTCAGACAGCGGTTAGAAGCCATTGGATTCAAAAACTTTGCTATTCTGGAAG ATGCTTTAGCAGACTCCAAGGCTTGCCTGACAAGCAGCATTCCCACTCTGAACACCAGAATGACCCAGCATCTGACTGAACGCAGCTGTCGCTTCCTGAAAAGTGCCTCTGAGGTTCCACGGCTCTATCGCAGGACTAACAAA GATCTGCCAGTGCGTGCATCAGCGTACATGGACAACGCCTTACGCCCGTTGCATCAACTGCTGACTGACTCAACAGGGCTGGTCACTCCTTCAACAGCACAAGAGTGGCTGCGAGTTGCACTATCTGAATGCACACAGAA GTACTATGAGACCATCTCAGAGGTGCTGAGCTCAGTGAGAAAGATGGAAGAGAGCCTGAAGAGATTGAAACAAGCCAGAAAGGGCGCGACTACGACTACCACAGTAGGGGCAAATGGAGGACCCACGGACGACAGCAAGATTCGTCTTCAGCTGGCACTGGATGTGGAATATTTGGGAGAACAG ATCCAGAAGATGGGTCTCCAGCCAAATGACATCTCAATGTTCTCCACTCTGATGGACCTTGTGAAAGAGGCCCGAGAGCTCGCTGAGCAGAACCAGTAA
- the agt gene encoding angiotensinogen gives MQRLRSPLLVLLLSCCLSGSKANRVYVHPFHLFAAENVSCETLQTQTVKPLQTLHVASLDVEVLTPDSRDSSKVDAHRQNITERTAVLAELLNSLGLRMYQALSSKQQSTNTLLSPVNTYGSLVTFYLGASKKTASSFQLLLGLSSETDREDCVSLVDGHMVLKTLQGINSLVDDGPKDEITTQVWAFTRQDARLSEDFIQGTQDFSDTSFIRGVDFSKPQEAEQLVNSFVEKTSDGKVKNIFKDVNASSNLLFITSFNFQGNWRTAFQPEKTSLQEFHVDETTTVMAPVMTHTGRYHYFNDKVRRCTVVKLSLSKRSYMLLVLPHEGTNLHDIESKLLTDVISGWYQNLQEGLLELSLPKFSMSSATDLRDLLTNMDPEIEAKLLGSQAEFSQLSNTKPFSIDKAINKVLFEMSEEGTEPQDKKQEDGIPLKLSINRPFFFSVIEGDSNSILMLGKITNPTLE, from the exons ATGCAGAGACTGCGGTCGCCTCTTCTTGTCCTCCTACTAAGCTGCTGCCTCTCAGGAAGCAAAGCCAACCGAGTCTATGTTCACCCGTTCCACCTTTTTGCTGCCGAGAACGTCAGCTGTGAGACCCTGCAGACCCAGACGGTTAAACCTCTGCAGACGCTTCATGTGGCCTCTCTTGATGTTGAAGTCTTGACACCTGACAGCAGGGATTCATCAAAAGTAGACGCCCATAGACAGAACATCACAGAGAGGACAGCGGTCCTGGCAGAGCTGTTGAACTCTCTGGGCCTCAGGATGTACCAAGCTCTCAGCAGCAAGCAGCAAAGCACCAACACCCTGCTGTCTCCAGTCAACACCTATGGATCCCTCGTCACCTTCTACCTGGGAGCCTCCAAGAAGACAGCAAGCTCATTCCAG CTTCTACTCGGCCTGAGCAGTGAAACCGACCGAGAGGATTGTGTGTCCTTAGTGGACGGACACATGGTTCTCAAGACCCTGCAGGGCATCAACTCTCTGGTGGACGATGGACCCAAGGATGAAATTACTACCCAGGTCTGGGCCTTCACTCGTCAGGACGCTCGACTGTCCGAGGACTTTATTCAGGGCACCCAGGACTTCTCAGACACGTCGTTCATCCGAGGAGTGGACTTCTCCAAACCTCAGGAGGCAGAGCAGCTGGTGAACAGCTTTGTGGAGAAGACATCAGATGGGAAGGTGAAGAACATCTTCAAAGATGTGAACGCCAGCAGCAACCTTTTGTTCATCACCTCCTTCAACTTCCAAg GCAACTGGAGGACAGCCTTCCAACCAGAAAAGACTTCCCTGCAGGAGTTTCACGTGGATGAAACAACCACAGTCATGGCTCCAGTGATGACCCACACGGGTCGGTACCACTACTTCAATGATAAG GTGAGGCGGTGCACTGTTGTGAAGCTTTCTCTAAGCAAACGGTCCTACATGCTGCTGGTCCTGCCTCACGAAGGCACCAACCTGCATGACATTGAGTCGAAGCTGCTCACTGACGTCATTTCTGGTTGGTACCAGAACCTCCAAGAAGG TCTGTTGGAACTTTCACTGCCCAAGTTCTCCATGTCTTCTGCGACTGATCTGCGCGACCTGCTGACCAACATGGATCCAGAAATCGAGGCCAAATTGTTGGGTTCCCAGGCTGAGTTCAGCCAACTCAGCAACACCAAACCTTTCTCCATAGATAAG GCCATCAACAAGGTGCTGTTTGAGATGTCCGAAGAAGGAACAGAACCTCAGGACAAGAAACAGGAGGACGGCATCCCTCTGAAACTGTCCATCAACAggcctttcttcttctctgtaatAGAAGGAGATTCTAACTCCATCCTCATGCTGGGCAAGATCACCAACCCCACACTCGAGTGA